Proteins encoded together in one Quercus lobata isolate SW786 chromosome 3, ValleyOak3.0 Primary Assembly, whole genome shotgun sequence window:
- the LOC115980656 gene encoding glycine-rich protein 2-like: MVPNPTSLTRKSLLSFSFMRFSRRPISHSTRIPTNPVQISGFRTCSSCHSYSHSLNSGHGAEFKSLGRSEMRFGQLGFDHFLVSAVLDGGSGGYGGSGGRGEGSGGGGDGGAGGSLCC, translated from the coding sequence ATGGTTCCAAACCCAACATCACTCACCCGCAAATCCCTACTCTCTTTCAGTTTCATGAGGTTTTCTCGTAGACCCATTTCGCATTCCACCCGAATTCCCACAAACCCAGTTCAGATTAGTGGGTTTCGTACCTGTTCTTCATGCCACTCTTACTCTCACTCGTTGAATTCTGGCCATGGAGCCGAGTTTAAGAGTTTGGGCCGTTCTGAAATGCGATTTGGGCAACTGGGTTTTGATCATTTTCTAGTTTCTGCGGTTTTGGATGGTGGGTCAGGTGGCTATGGAGGTTCTGGTGGGAGAGGTGaaggtagtggtggtggtggtgatggtggtgctGGCGGCAGTTTATGTTGTTAA
- the LOC115982848 gene encoding chitinase-like protein 2, with amino-acid sequence MDQLAWGSCYNRKMNSNSNYCDKHYKKAYPCALGVAYFGCDPLPIYWNYNYGKAGKDLEVDLLNHPEYIEQNATLAFQVAIWRWMMPVKKHQPSAHDVFLGTWTPTKNDTLAQRVSGFGTTMNVLYGDLVCGHGDNESMNNIFSHYLYYLDLMGVGREEAGPQEVLSCAKQVAFNPSFSSSP; translated from the exons ATGGATCAATTAGCATGGGGTTCATGCTATAACAGGAAAATGAATTCCAACTCGAATTATTGTGATAAGCACTACAAAAAAGCTTATCCATGTGCTCTTGGAGTTGCATACTTTGGTTGTGATCCTCTACCTATCTATTG GAACTACAATTATGGAAAAGCAGGTAAAGATTTGGAGGTGGATTTATTAAACCATCCAGAATACATTGAGCAAAATGCTACCTTGGCCTTCCAAGTTGCGATTTGGAGATGGATGATGCCAGTTAAGAAACATCAGCCTTCAGCACATGATGTCTTTCTTGGCACTTGGACACCCACCAAAAATGACACTCTAGCCCAGCGAGTTTCTGGATTTGGTACTACCATGAATGTGCTTTACGGAGATCTTGTTTGTGGTCATGGTGATAATGAGTCCATGAACAACATTTTCTCCCATTACCTATATTACCTTGATCTTATGGGTGTTGGCAGAGAAGAAGCTGGGCCTCAAGAAGTGCTTAGTTGTGCTAAGCAAGTTGCTTTCAATCCATCTTTTTCCTCATCTCCTTGA